A window of Auraticoccus monumenti contains these coding sequences:
- a CDS encoding LLM class F420-dependent oxidoreductase, with amino-acid sequence MSIEAGTYGVWQGTAGWTEELAVAAEQAGYGTLWVGGSPDGDLRLAETLLAATDRVLVGTSIVNVWKDDARTVAASYHRLEERFPGRFLLGLGIGHPEATGEYASPYQSLVDYLDELDAAGVPQQGRALAALGPRVLRLAGARSAGAIPYLTTPEHTARARVELGAGVFLAPEHKIALNPDPAVARDLARTTVGFYLGLTNYTRNLRTLGFTDADLADGGSERLLDELVYRGPLESVAARLQQHLAAGADHVVVNPLLGPDDDGPQQVRALATALGL; translated from the coding sequence ATGAGCATCGAGGCAGGGACGTACGGGGTCTGGCAGGGCACGGCCGGCTGGACCGAGGAGCTGGCCGTGGCGGCCGAGCAGGCCGGGTACGGCACGTTGTGGGTCGGGGGCTCCCCCGACGGCGACCTCCGGCTGGCCGAGACCCTCCTCGCCGCCACCGACCGGGTCCTGGTCGGCACCAGCATCGTCAACGTCTGGAAGGACGACGCCCGCACCGTCGCCGCCTCCTACCACCGCCTCGAGGAGCGGTTCCCCGGCCGGTTCCTGCTCGGCCTGGGCATCGGTCACCCGGAGGCCACCGGCGAGTACGCCTCGCCGTACCAGAGCCTGGTGGACTACCTCGACGAGCTCGACGCCGCCGGCGTCCCGCAGCAGGGCCGGGCCCTGGCGGCGCTCGGGCCGCGGGTGCTGCGCCTCGCCGGTGCGCGCAGCGCCGGCGCCATCCCCTACCTGACCACGCCCGAGCACACCGCCCGCGCCCGGGTCGAGCTGGGTGCGGGGGTGTTCCTGGCCCCGGAGCACAAGATCGCCCTCAACCCCGACCCGGCGGTCGCCCGGGACCTGGCTCGCACCACGGTCGGCTTCTACCTCGGGCTGACCAACTACACCCGCAACCTGCGCACCCTCGGGTTCACCGACGCCGACCTGGCCGACGGCGGCAGCGAGCGGCTCCTCGACGAGCTGGTCTACCGGGGGCCGCTGGAGTCGGTCGCCGCGCGGCTGCAGCAGCACCTGGCCGCGGGGGCCGACCACGTGGTCGTCAACCCCCTGCTCGGCCCCGACGACGACGGCCCGCAGCAGGTCCGCGCACTGGCCACCGCCCTCGGCCTCTGA
- a CDS encoding NAD(P)/FAD-dependent oxidoreductase — protein MSGSPATRHPVVLLVSPSHGDALMEEFGRYQRDYELHLTRSVDEALALTSTVSAEGGRIAMFVLDSSLRDAVPPGTVELPTEYVGADPALVAFSLLRTVVPTARRLVVMPWERFREDTEALRAGLAKGKFDGHLLMPRGLRDEEFHQAVSELLSDWNATVGGHVVEALRIVSDGTDALTLGIRDHLDRMGMPHGVHHPDSPTGREVLAAWTGEPTLPLVDAFERGVYAPRTVREVAAATFGRAETLDAEQVHDLVVVGAGPAGLAAAVYGASEGLSTVVLESDAVGGQAGTSSMIRNYLGFPRGVSGMRLAQRARQQAIRFGTRFLPGWEVTELVPGEVQPDGSRSPHRVRTEDGELRARAVVVSTGVSYRRLGVPAIEGLVGLGVHYGSAMTAARETEGQDVVVVGGGNSAGQAAIHLARFARSVTIMVRRPDLRSTMSDYLVNEIEWNPRVDVQPCSQVVDGGGESRLQWIDVHDSSTGAVTRREVGGLFLLLGAEPHCEWLPEAVAKDPRGFVLTGRDVPREAWVGGLPPENLATTVPGVFAAGDVRAGSMKRVAAASGEGASVVPLVHAWLAPDGG, from the coding sequence GTGAGCGGTTCACCCGCGACCCGGCACCCGGTGGTGCTGCTGGTCTCCCCCTCGCACGGCGACGCCCTGATGGAGGAGTTCGGCCGCTACCAGCGTGACTACGAGCTGCACCTGACCCGGTCGGTCGACGAGGCCCTGGCGCTGACCTCGACGGTCAGCGCGGAGGGCGGGCGGATCGCCATGTTCGTGCTCGACTCCTCCCTCCGCGACGCGGTGCCCCCCGGCACGGTGGAGCTCCCCACCGAGTACGTCGGCGCGGACCCGGCGCTGGTGGCCTTCTCCCTGCTCAGGACGGTGGTGCCGACCGCGCGTCGGCTGGTGGTGATGCCCTGGGAGCGGTTCCGCGAGGACACCGAGGCGCTGCGGGCCGGGCTGGCCAAGGGCAAGTTCGACGGCCACCTGCTCATGCCCCGCGGGCTGCGCGACGAGGAGTTCCACCAGGCGGTCAGCGAGCTGCTCTCGGACTGGAACGCCACCGTCGGCGGGCACGTGGTGGAGGCGCTGCGGATCGTCTCCGACGGCACCGACGCCCTCACCCTCGGCATCCGGGACCACCTGGACCGGATGGGCATGCCGCACGGCGTGCACCACCCCGACAGCCCCACCGGGCGCGAGGTGCTGGCGGCCTGGACCGGCGAGCCGACGCTGCCGCTGGTGGACGCCTTCGAGCGGGGGGTGTACGCCCCGCGCACGGTGCGCGAGGTGGCCGCGGCCACCTTCGGGCGTGCGGAGACGCTCGACGCCGAGCAGGTGCACGACCTGGTCGTCGTCGGCGCCGGACCGGCCGGGCTCGCCGCGGCGGTGTACGGGGCCTCGGAGGGGCTCAGCACCGTGGTGCTGGAGTCCGACGCGGTCGGCGGGCAGGCCGGCACCAGCTCGATGATCCGCAACTACCTCGGCTTCCCGCGCGGGGTCTCCGGGATGCGGCTGGCCCAGCGCGCCCGGCAGCAGGCGATCCGGTTCGGCACCCGGTTCCTCCCCGGCTGGGAGGTCACCGAGCTGGTCCCCGGGGAGGTCCAGCCCGACGGCAGCCGCAGCCCGCACCGCGTCCGCACCGAGGACGGGGAGCTCCGGGCCAGGGCCGTGGTGGTCTCCACCGGCGTGAGCTACCGCCGTCTCGGCGTCCCCGCGATCGAGGGGCTGGTAGGGCTCGGCGTCCACTACGGCAGCGCCATGACCGCCGCCCGCGAGACCGAGGGCCAGGACGTCGTGGTGGTGGGCGGTGGCAACAGCGCCGGCCAGGCCGCCATCCACCTGGCCCGCTTCGCCCGCTCGGTGACGATCATGGTGCGTCGCCCGGACCTGCGCTCGACGATGTCGGACTACCTGGTCAACGAGATCGAGTGGAACCCGCGGGTCGACGTGCAGCCCTGCTCCCAGGTGGTCGACGGCGGCGGCGAGAGCCGGCTGCAGTGGATCGACGTCCACGACAGCAGCACCGGTGCGGTGACCCGGCGCGAGGTGGGTGGGCTCTTCCTGCTGCTGGGGGCCGAGCCGCACTGCGAGTGGCTGCCCGAGGCCGTGGCCAAGGACCCCCGCGGGTTCGTGCTGACCGGGCGCGACGTCCCCCGCGAGGCCTGGGTCGGCGGGCTGCCGCCGGAGAACCTGGCCACCACCGTCCCCGGGGTCTTCGCCGCCGGCGACGTCCGCGCCGGGTCGATGAAGCGGGTGGCGGCGGCCAGCGGCGAGGGGGCCAGCGTGGTGCCCCTGGTGCACGCCTGGCTGGCACCCGACGGCGGCTGA
- a CDS encoding acyltransferase — translation MAVTETITDPTPDRPQPEVPRTHAFDVQHFDYSPWEFWRHADEDARRAQLELQAEVLATHPGWSLGERVFISEQASVQAQVLELGDRSYVAAHAYLTDEVRAGRDCTINAFTVVRGRITLGDGVRIGAHTSLLAFNHTMTDPDLEVFRQPITSRGITIGDDVWIGSHVVVLDGVTVGDKAMLAAGAVVTKDVPAGAVVGGNPARVLRWRVPPADGAATGRPPAAAAAGSDLTERLAAFVERAREQVPQVLDRSWDPSLPDGQFVDRPGARPSVRAQCDAIEIADLFLAAAPSQLPADVQGERLAGWQDAGTGLVAELDGTGRPSTTPPDWHDGTAAYHVLCVGYALDVLGSGFPHPVTAFTGRSGTDLVEKLEQLTWHGRVWGSGAWIDTVGTALRWDVPRGVPGAETQLATVMGWMHVRADRRTGMWGSPDGTEGMLQVVNGFYRASRGTYAQFGLPLPHPDRVVDTTLAHASDPRWFDPERQNACNVLDVAHPLWLAGKQTTHRREEVVALATRLLGDALGHWTDHEGFGFQAPHPSTRGLPATVPGLQGTEMWSAVIWLLADLVGLSGVLGYRPRGVHRPEPAVLVPPVG, via the coding sequence ATGGCTGTCACCGAGACGATCACCGACCCCACCCCCGACCGCCCGCAGCCGGAGGTCCCACGCACGCACGCCTTCGACGTGCAGCACTTCGACTACTCCCCGTGGGAGTTCTGGCGCCACGCCGACGAGGACGCCCGTCGCGCCCAGCTGGAGCTGCAGGCCGAGGTGCTGGCCACCCACCCGGGCTGGTCGCTGGGCGAGCGCGTGTTCATCAGCGAGCAGGCCTCGGTCCAGGCGCAGGTGCTGGAGCTGGGTGACCGCAGCTACGTGGCCGCCCACGCCTACCTGACCGACGAGGTGCGGGCCGGACGGGACTGCACGATCAACGCCTTCACGGTGGTGCGCGGCCGGATCACCCTCGGCGACGGCGTCCGGATCGGCGCCCACACCTCGCTGCTGGCCTTCAACCACACCATGACCGACCCCGACCTGGAGGTCTTCCGCCAGCCCATCACCAGCCGCGGCATCACCATCGGCGACGACGTCTGGATCGGGTCCCACGTGGTGGTGCTGGACGGGGTGACGGTCGGGGACAAGGCGATGCTCGCGGCCGGCGCGGTGGTCACCAAGGACGTCCCCGCCGGTGCGGTCGTCGGCGGCAACCCCGCGAGGGTGCTGCGCTGGCGGGTGCCACCGGCCGACGGTGCCGCCACCGGACGTCCTCCCGCCGCCGCGGCCGCCGGGTCCGACCTGACCGAGCGGCTGGCCGCCTTCGTGGAGCGGGCCCGCGAGCAGGTGCCGCAGGTGCTCGACCGGAGCTGGGACCCCTCGCTGCCGGACGGGCAGTTCGTCGACCGCCCGGGCGCCCGCCCCTCCGTGCGGGCCCAGTGCGACGCGATCGAGATCGCCGACCTCTTCCTGGCTGCCGCGCCCTCCCAGCTCCCGGCCGACGTCCAGGGCGAGCGGCTCGCCGGCTGGCAGGACGCCGGCACCGGTCTGGTGGCCGAGCTCGACGGGACCGGACGCCCGTCCACCACCCCGCCGGACTGGCACGACGGCACCGCCGCCTACCACGTGCTCTGCGTCGGCTACGCCCTGGACGTACTGGGCAGCGGCTTCCCGCACCCGGTGACCGCGTTCACCGGGAGGTCCGGCACCGACCTGGTGGAGAAGCTGGAGCAGCTGACCTGGCACGGCCGGGTCTGGGGCTCCGGGGCCTGGATCGACACGGTCGGCACCGCGCTCCGCTGGGACGTCCCCCGCGGCGTCCCGGGCGCGGAGACCCAGCTGGCCACGGTGATGGGGTGGATGCACGTGCGCGCGGATCGCCGTACCGGCATGTGGGGTTCCCCCGACGGCACCGAGGGCATGCTCCAGGTGGTGAACGGCTTCTACCGGGCCTCCCGCGGCACGTACGCCCAGTTCGGGCTCCCGCTGCCGCACCCGGACCGGGTCGTCGACACCACCCTCGCCCACGCCTCGGACCCGCGCTGGTTCGACCCCGAGCGCCAGAACGCCTGCAACGTCCTCGACGTCGCCCACCCGCTCTGGCTGGCCGGGAAGCAGACCACGCACCGTCGCGAGGAGGTGGTCGCGCTCGCCACCCGGCTGCTCGGCGACGCGCTGGGTCACTGGACCGACCACGAGGGCTTCGGCTTCCAGGCCCCGCACCCCAGCACCCGCGGGCTCCCCGCCACCGTGCCCGGGCTGCAGGGCACCGAGATGTGGTCGGCAGTGATCTGGTTGCTGGCCGACCTGGTCGGCCTGTCCGGCGTCCTCGGCTACCGCCCCCGGGGCGTCCACCGCCCCGAGCCCGCCGTCCTGGTCCCACCCGTCGGCTGA
- a CDS encoding phosphodiester glycosidase family protein — protein MTPHTSPRTLLRASTASAALLALALTLPAVPAAADPRTDDPGTSSAPVSGPADPRSGRSAAASSDVADPGVPIGEDEGRRVLLERETRPVAPGIDLTSFDWVASQGFIRGQVLQVELGDGRVRADYLDGGSITDPAPLTDTAGERGAVAAVNGDFFDINNSFAPLGAARSQEGLVKGPTAGHDLTVGFDEGGLGHITRSLLEGVISLPDGTTVPLGGYNQHRVAADGIGAFTELWGEETRGWMTTGAQRVREVTLVDGVVTAVADAAGEGQVPAGTTVLVGRDAGADRLTGLQVGDAVAVTHELRFSGAELETALGGNVQLVDDGEVVQHGDPAAHPRTAVGFDEAGDTAFFVVIDGRVAQSRGMTYTELGGFMTELGAHEALNLDGGGSSTMLARETGEDDLDVENTPSDGTLRPVPNGLGLLAAEGSGRLDGIRVVPAADEEDESLLRVFPGLTRQLAGLGHDETLAPAPVDPRWRSTDVLTARVDRDGTVTGGQRSGPVTIEARDRRVTGEVGLQVLEPLDRIRPSVSTVNLSDRSQTGTFRIVGADRGGFEAPVEPADVRLDHDRSQVSIEPDGAGGWTITPLTDTASVVVTATVQGRTASMGITVGVEERVLADFDSGTAGWTFGSARGSGSLSPGTGEDGSGALTIDYDFTQSTATRTAYATAPTPFQVEGQPLRVGADVLATGQGEWTAFTIRDAEGRSQAIYGPYLTEAGWQRVEVDIPQTLAFPIQVTRFTAIETGADRSYRSSVTIDNLSVAVAPQVQPAPAERVTDDVVVQDGTLGTDGRAYRFAVVSDAQFTAGDQSLVPAARRTLREAVAADPDFVVINGDFVDTGYPADLALARKVIDEELEGKVPWYYVPGNHEIYGTGNIAAFEAEFGPAQHSFVHEGTRFVLLDSSTGTLSGGGFDQWQLLDRALDEARTDDDVTGVVTLWHHPTRDPSPLAASQLTDRYEAQVVEDLLADFRADTGKGAASIGSHVGSFSAASVDGVPYVVNGNMGKAPSTDPADGGFSGWSLVGIDPDALSQDPEDSRWEPEADRDWIRVEMRAHVDELALVAPATLAVGASGQVEATVTQGSRSFPVGYPVSADWSGERVHVGAGRAPRQAVVRLDPATGELTALRAGTATVAVEVNGERRETQVVVTP, from the coding sequence GTGACCCCCCACACCTCCCCCCGCACCCTGCTGCGCGCGTCCACGGCCTCCGCGGCCCTGCTGGCGCTCGCCCTCACCCTGCCGGCGGTACCCGCCGCCGCCGACCCCCGCACCGACGACCCCGGCACCAGCTCGGCTCCGGTCAGCGGTCCGGCCGACCCCCGCTCCGGCCGGTCGGCCGCGGCCAGCAGCGACGTCGCCGATCCCGGCGTCCCGATCGGGGAGGACGAGGGCCGACGCGTCCTGCTCGAGCGCGAGACCCGTCCGGTCGCCCCGGGGATCGACCTCACCAGCTTCGACTGGGTGGCCAGCCAGGGCTTCATCCGGGGCCAGGTGCTGCAGGTGGAGCTCGGCGACGGCCGCGTCCGGGCCGACTACCTCGACGGCGGCTCGATCACCGACCCCGCCCCGCTCACCGACACCGCGGGCGAGCGGGGTGCGGTCGCCGCGGTCAACGGCGACTTCTTCGACATCAACAACTCCTTCGCCCCGCTCGGTGCGGCCCGGTCGCAGGAGGGGCTGGTCAAGGGCCCGACCGCCGGGCACGACCTGACCGTCGGCTTCGACGAGGGCGGTCTGGGCCACATCACCCGGTCCCTGCTCGAGGGCGTCATCTCCCTGCCCGACGGCACCACCGTGCCGCTGGGCGGCTACAACCAGCACCGCGTGGCCGCCGACGGGATCGGCGCCTTCACCGAGCTGTGGGGGGAGGAGACCCGCGGCTGGATGACCACCGGGGCCCAGCGCGTCCGCGAGGTGACCCTCGTCGACGGCGTGGTGACCGCGGTCGCCGACGCCGCCGGCGAGGGCCAGGTCCCGGCCGGCACCACGGTGCTGGTCGGCCGCGACGCCGGTGCGGACCGGCTGACCGGGCTGCAGGTCGGCGACGCGGTCGCGGTCACCCACGAGCTGCGCTTCAGCGGCGCCGAGCTGGAGACGGCCCTGGGCGGGAACGTGCAGCTGGTGGACGACGGCGAGGTCGTCCAGCACGGCGACCCCGCCGCCCACCCGCGCACCGCCGTCGGCTTCGACGAGGCCGGCGACACCGCCTTCTTCGTGGTCATCGACGGCCGGGTCGCCCAGAGCCGCGGCATGACCTACACCGAGCTCGGCGGGTTCATGACCGAGCTCGGCGCCCACGAGGCGCTCAACCTCGACGGCGGCGGCTCCTCCACGATGCTGGCCCGCGAGACGGGCGAGGACGACCTGGACGTGGAGAACACCCCCTCGGACGGGACGCTGCGCCCGGTGCCCAACGGGCTGGGGCTCCTCGCCGCCGAGGGCTCGGGCCGGCTGGACGGCATCCGCGTCGTCCCGGCCGCCGACGAGGAGGACGAGTCCCTGCTGCGGGTCTTCCCCGGTCTCACCCGCCAGCTCGCCGGGCTCGGCCACGACGAGACCCTGGCCCCAGCGCCGGTCGACCCGCGCTGGCGCTCCACCGACGTGCTGACCGCCCGGGTCGACCGCGACGGCACCGTCACCGGCGGCCAGCGCAGCGGCCCGGTCACCATCGAGGCCCGCGACCGCCGCGTCACCGGCGAGGTCGGGCTGCAGGTGCTCGAGCCGCTGGACCGCATCCGCCCCTCGGTCAGCACCGTCAACCTCAGCGACCGCTCCCAGACCGGCACCTTCCGCATCGTCGGCGCCGACCGTGGCGGCTTCGAGGCCCCGGTCGAGCCCGCCGACGTCCGGCTGGACCACGACCGCAGCCAGGTGTCGATCGAGCCCGACGGCGCCGGCGGCTGGACCATCACCCCGCTGACCGACACGGCCTCGGTGGTGGTCACCGCGACCGTGCAGGGTCGGACGGCCTCGATGGGCATCACGGTCGGCGTCGAGGAGCGGGTGCTCGCCGACTTCGACTCCGGGACCGCCGGCTGGACCTTCGGGTCCGCCCGCGGCAGCGGCTCGCTGTCCCCCGGCACCGGGGAGGACGGCAGCGGCGCGCTGACCATCGACTACGACTTCACCCAGTCCACGGCCACCCGCACCGCCTACGCGACGGCCCCCACCCCGTTCCAGGTCGAGGGCCAGCCGCTGCGTGTCGGCGCGGACGTCCTGGCGACCGGGCAGGGCGAGTGGACCGCCTTCACCATCCGCGACGCCGAGGGCCGCAGCCAGGCCATCTACGGGCCCTACCTGACCGAGGCCGGCTGGCAGCGGGTCGAGGTCGACATCCCCCAGACCCTGGCCTTCCCCATCCAGGTCACCCGCTTCACCGCGATCGAGACCGGGGCCGACCGCTCCTACCGCTCCTCGGTCACCATCGACAACCTGTCGGTGGCGGTCGCGCCCCAGGTGCAGCCGGCACCGGCCGAGCGCGTGACCGACGACGTCGTGGTGCAGGACGGCACCCTGGGCACCGACGGCCGGGCCTACCGCTTCGCCGTGGTCTCCGACGCCCAGTTCACCGCCGGCGACCAGAGCCTGGTCCCGGCTGCCCGCCGCACCCTGCGGGAGGCCGTGGCCGCCGACCCCGACTTCGTGGTGATCAACGGCGACTTCGTCGACACCGGCTACCCCGCCGACCTGGCCCTGGCCCGGAAGGTGATCGACGAGGAGCTCGAGGGCAAGGTGCCCTGGTACTACGTGCCCGGCAACCACGAGATCTACGGCACCGGGAACATCGCCGCCTTCGAGGCCGAGTTCGGGCCGGCCCAGCACTCCTTCGTGCACGAGGGCACCCGCTTCGTGCTGCTGGACTCCTCCACCGGGACGCTCAGCGGCGGTGGGTTCGACCAGTGGCAGCTCCTGGACCGCGCCCTGGACGAGGCCCGCACCGACGACGACGTCACCGGCGTGGTGACCCTGTGGCACCACCCCACCCGCGACCCGTCCCCGCTGGCCGCCAGCCAGCTCACCGACCGCTACGAGGCCCAGGTGGTCGAGGACCTGCTGGCCGACTTCCGGGCCGACACCGGCAAGGGCGCAGCCTCCATCGGCTCCCACGTCGGCTCCTTCTCCGCCGCCTCGGTCGACGGGGTGCCCTACGTGGTCAACGGCAACATGGGCAAGGCGCCCTCCACCGACCCCGCCGACGGCGGCTTCTCCGGCTGGTCGCTGGTGGGCATCGACCCCGACGCCCTGAGCCAGGACCCGGAGGACTCCCGCTGGGAGCCCGAGGCCGACCGGGACTGGATCCGGGTGGAGATGCGGGCCCACGTCGACGAGCTCGCGCTGGTCGCCCCCGCCACGCTGGCCGTCGGCGCCAGCGGGCAGGTCGAGGCGACCGTCACCCAGGGCAGCCGGTCCTTCCCGGTCGGCTACCCGGTCTCGGCGGACTGGTCCGGGGAACGCGTCCACGTCGGCGCCGGTCGGGCGCCTCGGCAGGCCGTGGTGCGGCTGGACCCGGCGACCGGCGAGCTGACCGCCCTGCGGGCCGGCACCGCCACGGTGGCCGTCGAGGTCAACGGCGAGCGCCGCGAGACCCAGGTGGTCGTGACCCCGTGA
- a CDS encoding zinc-dependent alcohol dehydrogenase, which translates to MTTRRRVKVTGPGRVEVVTEPLPEVGPDEVLVRLLVAGVCGSDVHGAHGTHPLIDLPYYPGHEAVGTVEEVGAAVSGLTVGQRVTAEPPLPCWGCKMCRTGRSNLCENLEFFGCGFREGGMADVFTVRGDRLHVVPDDLDLEQASLIEPLATPVHAVRLAGDVAGKAVAVIGCGTIGLLVLAVLRARGARAVVMTDVLAAKRAGALAAGADAVVDGTLPDAAERVRAELGETADVVLDCVGVQATMDQAVDMVQRGGTVVLVGVPARPLQIPAILVQDRQLRIQGSATYLPEDYAESMAMLQAGTPDAASMITASYPLEEAAEAFEAAARGDQVKVLLTGATDRFGGLR; encoded by the coding sequence GTGACGACTCGACGGCGTGTGAAGGTGACCGGTCCGGGACGGGTCGAGGTGGTCACCGAGCCGCTGCCCGAGGTGGGCCCGGACGAGGTTCTGGTCCGGCTGCTGGTCGCCGGGGTGTGCGGCTCCGACGTGCACGGCGCCCACGGGACCCACCCCCTGATCGACCTCCCCTACTACCCCGGCCACGAGGCGGTCGGGACGGTGGAGGAGGTCGGCGCCGCGGTGAGCGGGCTGACCGTGGGCCAGCGGGTGACCGCGGAGCCGCCGCTGCCCTGCTGGGGCTGCAAGATGTGCCGCACCGGGCGCTCGAACCTCTGCGAGAACCTGGAGTTCTTCGGCTGCGGGTTCCGCGAGGGCGGGATGGCCGACGTCTTCACCGTCCGTGGTGACCGCCTGCACGTCGTCCCCGACGACCTGGACCTGGAGCAGGCGTCCCTGATCGAGCCGCTCGCCACCCCGGTGCACGCGGTCCGGCTGGCCGGCGACGTGGCGGGGAAGGCCGTCGCGGTGATCGGCTGCGGGACCATCGGCCTGCTGGTCCTCGCCGTGCTGCGGGCCCGTGGCGCCCGGGCGGTGGTGATGACCGACGTGCTGGCGGCCAAGCGCGCCGGGGCGCTGGCCGCCGGCGCCGACGCCGTGGTCGACGGCACCCTCCCCGACGCCGCCGAGCGGGTCCGCGCCGAGCTCGGCGAGACCGCCGACGTGGTGCTGGACTGCGTGGGCGTCCAGGCCACCATGGACCAGGCCGTCGACATGGTGCAGCGCGGCGGCACCGTGGTGCTGGTCGGGGTGCCGGCCCGCCCGCTGCAGATCCCGGCGATCCTGGTCCAGGACCGCCAGCTGCGGATCCAGGGCTCGGCCACCTACCTGCCCGAGGACTACGCGGAGTCGATGGCGATGCTGCAGGCCGGCACCCCCGACGCGGCGTCGATGATCACCGCCAGCTACCCGCTGGAGGAGGCCGCCGAGGCCTTCGAGGCCGCCGCGCGCGGTGACCAGGTGAAGGTCCTGCTGACCGGCGCCACCGACCGGTTCGGGGGGCTCCGGTGA
- a CDS encoding DUF4031 domain-containing protein, with product MILIDPPRWPHRGTLWSHLVSDVSHEELHDFAAGMDIPRRAFQGDHYDIPQEWYDRAVGLGAVPTDSRQLLRRIVAAGLRRGRHTRPAGRPEETSVTSRPRTHPTAP from the coding sequence GTGATCCTGATCGACCCGCCCCGCTGGCCGCACCGGGGGACGCTGTGGTCGCACCTGGTCAGCGACGTCAGCCACGAGGAGCTGCACGACTTCGCCGCCGGGATGGACATCCCGCGCCGGGCCTTCCAGGGCGACCACTACGACATCCCGCAGGAGTGGTACGACCGCGCCGTCGGTCTGGGCGCCGTCCCGACCGACAGCCGGCAGCTGCTCCGCCGCATCGTCGCGGCCGGGCTCCGCCGTGGTCGTCACACCCGCCCGGCGGGCCGGCCCGAGGAGACCAGCGTCACATCCAGGCCTCGGACGCACCCGACAGCGCCCTAG
- the metG gene encoding methionine--tRNA ligase, with amino-acid sequence MTAPVLAAVAWPYANGPRHIGHVSGFGVPSDIFARYMRMSGHDVLMVSGTDEHGTPIVVQAEKEGLTPQQTADKYHRMIVKDLRGLGLSYDLFTRTGTGNHARVTQDVFTSLHRNGYVVAQTAQGAISPSTGRTLPDRYVEGTCPICGYDGARGDQCDSCGNQLDPIDLINPRSKINGETPEFRETEHYFLDLPALAGALTGWLDQRTDWRPNVLNFSRNLIEDLRPRPITRDIDWGVVVPLDGWRDAPMKRFYVWFDAVIGYLSASVEWAVRSGDPDAWRRWWSDPGARSYYFMGKDNIVFHSVIWPGILLGHNGQGDKGGEPGAFGELDLPSEVVSSEFLTMSGSKFSTSRGTVIYVRQFLEEFGPDALRYFISVAGPENQDADFTWDEFVRRVNTELANEWGNLVNRSLSMAHKNIGAIPAAGELQPVDVALLEAAETAFATVGEALSRNRVKAAITEAMRIVTLGNRYLSETEPWKLKDDPSRRETVLHTVLQVVSDCNTLLTPFLPHSSQLVFEALGGHGVWAALPEIREVSEEGREDYPVLMGDYALEQARWARQPIRPGVPLQKPSPLFTKLEESLGETGPEWAPIQQG; translated from the coding sequence ATGACTGCTCCCGTCCTGGCCGCGGTGGCCTGGCCCTACGCCAACGGCCCCCGCCACATCGGACACGTGTCCGGTTTCGGTGTCCCCTCCGACATCTTCGCCCGCTACATGCGGATGAGCGGCCACGACGTGCTGATGGTCTCCGGCACCGACGAGCACGGGACGCCGATCGTGGTCCAGGCCGAGAAGGAGGGTCTGACGCCCCAGCAGACCGCGGACAAGTACCACCGGATGATCGTGAAGGACCTGCGCGGGCTCGGGCTGTCCTACGACCTCTTCACCCGCACCGGCACCGGCAACCACGCCCGCGTCACCCAGGACGTCTTCACCTCCCTGCACCGCAACGGCTACGTCGTCGCCCAGACCGCCCAGGGCGCGATCAGCCCGTCCACCGGGCGCACCCTCCCCGACCGCTACGTGGAGGGCACCTGCCCGATCTGCGGCTACGACGGCGCCCGCGGGGACCAGTGCGACAGCTGCGGCAACCAGCTGGACCCGATCGACCTGATCAACCCGCGCTCCAAGATCAACGGGGAGACCCCGGAGTTCCGCGAGACCGAGCACTACTTCCTCGACCTGCCCGCCCTGGCCGGGGCCCTGACCGGGTGGCTGGACCAGCGCACCGACTGGCGCCCCAACGTCCTGAACTTCAGCCGGAACCTGATCGAGGACCTGCGCCCGCGCCCGATCACCCGCGACATCGACTGGGGTGTGGTGGTGCCGCTGGACGGCTGGCGCGACGCCCCGATGAAGCGCTTCTACGTCTGGTTCGACGCGGTCATCGGCTACCTGTCGGCCTCGGTGGAGTGGGCCGTCCGCAGCGGCGACCCGGACGCCTGGCGGAGGTGGTGGAGCGACCCCGGGGCCCGCAGCTACTACTTCATGGGCAAGGACAACATCGTCTTCCACTCCGTCATCTGGCCCGGCATCCTGCTCGGCCACAACGGTCAGGGCGACAAGGGCGGCGAGCCCGGCGCCTTCGGTGAGCTGGACCTGCCCAGCGAGGTGGTCTCCAGCGAGTTCCTGACCATGAGCGGCTCGAAGTTCTCCACCAGCCGGGGGACCGTGATCTACGTCCGGCAGTTCCTCGAGGAGTTCGGCCCCGACGCGCTGCGCTACTTCATCTCGGTGGCCGGCCCGGAGAACCAGGACGCCGACTTCACCTGGGACGAGTTCGTCCGACGGGTGAACACCGAGCTGGCCAACGAGTGGGGCAACCTGGTCAACCGGTCGCTGTCGATGGCGCACAAGAACATCGGCGCGATCCCGGCCGCCGGCGAGCTGCAGCCGGTGGACGTCGCGCTGCTGGAAGCCGCCGAGACCGCCTTCGCCACCGTGGGGGAGGCGCTGTCCCGCAACCGGGTCAAGGCCGCCATCACCGAGGCGATGCGGATCGTGACCCTGGGCAACCGCTACCTGTCCGAGACCGAGCCCTGGAAGCTCAAGGACGACCCGAGCCGGCGCGAGACCGTGCTGCACACGGTGCTCCAGGTGGTCTCGGACTGCAACACGCTGCTGACGCCGTTCCTGCCGCACTCCTCCCAGCTGGTCTTCGAGGCCCTCGGCGGGCACGGCGTCTGGGCCGCGCTGCCGGAGATCCGCGAGGTCAGCGAGGAGGGCCGGGAGGACTACCCGGTGCTGATGGGCGACTACGCCCTGGAGCAGGCCCGCTGGGCCCGCCAGCCGATCCGGCCCGGCGTGCCGCTGCAGAAGCCGTCGCCCCTGTTCACCAAGCTGGAGGAGTCCCTCGGCGAGACCGGCCCGGAGTGGGCGCCGATCCAGCAGGGCTGA